A stretch of the Massilia sp. W12 genome encodes the following:
- a CDS encoding filamentous hemagglutinin N-terminal domain-containing protein, which produces MNTYLRCIPRPLPYVLAILLGSTALLPLQTLQANPQNPQVVAGSANINSQGNVMTIVNSNGTIINWQSFSINPNELTRFVQPGPNSSVLNRVQGQDPSRILGALQSNGKVFLINQNGILFGQNAKVDVHGLVASTLNISDQDFLNGRRKFEGAANAGKIEHHGVINTPSGGQVFLLAPNVSNHGLIQSPQGEVVLAAGHSIQLVDAQNPALQVNISAPENAAINLGQMISQGGRIGIYGALVNQRGVVNADSAVLGENGKVVLKASRDTLLEAGSLTSATSVQGKGGEIQILGRRVAANGNAKVDASGATGGGTILFGGDYQGKNQAVQNAEYAFLGKQSSLRADAASQGDGGRIIVWSDRYTQAYGEISAQGAQGASTLAGTGGFVETSGKQKLDFRAKVNTKGGKGKGTVLLDPAIIQIAAGTADGGSDGNDVFNGGSGDGVVNGDDTGPSVVYQSELQGLSAGSNILLEAGDYIHTSGNFASPLTLTPNTNITLRTRNLSGDSNSGQLGIDLTTASNGAGFELLTQGTGTINLHASGPAGYDAVIRTGKLTSAGGAITLAAKGDIDLQGNINSNNGNLALGGLNIALGNGVALNSGDGHMSLEAKSNNGEISFGTGASLNANGPNNNASLELRSDKLSLGATGAINYSGLGSVRIKPWDSNRNVAIRDTRGGAELELSAAEINRISAPTLILNSDGVQTVDAAVTLSNVDGLQMLGGSVQVNQPLTMGRNHASVVLGAGGAINLASTGSVSTNGANAQIVFNADALSINGAPGAVNAGSGVVRIIPKGVNTAMQVGVAAVSTAGQMGISEDDLKKIHTTGGIALGGKALGWNGSLGVTLGGLDLTGGGFAGALRLESGVGGDVYLQGPLKAPQNLRIEADNIINATSTSSINAGNILLKADRMNLVGAPNSISAGSGAILINPRQTGWKINLGATMGVDSAANTMELAQEEIASLSAAKLRLGSALNETQSGDIQVVGPVSTTIPTLILASGGEIAQGPSNTISASNLLAIARDNIDLGAANNVEQIAGIAGDNSHQNRNFTFRSTHNLDVGTVEGISGINVQHDGNAYDGQNPNGVISLRSDGTLMQSNLGFLTGKALYAEAKCVVLPEDNAVMAVAGKALGTDSTDIFAYKTLTGLRVSTVNGWHGISYAGPANVANAIQLRSPVSVGQDNDASITGAGALKVESGNSVHLNANNQVGAFLAQANGNVQMQNSGGELQIGADGAGISSGNGDVTISNSGGLLKVKHNINAGAGQISLSGPNLQLGSSSGGVQLSGNNIDLIADSVGGQISTAGTTSQIGSSSSDSVTLKADAVNFSAARPTFTAHPSTGTVKWRSKTANANQVLNANSAADWVAGIVAFGEGSTEASPTGNLTVASALTVPAKLGLFAGGSISQSAPITAQTLLAMAGSQDASGSITLNESNQIGAIIGRTQGGDFSLRNFSPLTTGSVVMGMSTVAGIATNNGAINIDNTGAITINHPIDSGTGPINIIARSPLTVNSSINAGGNISLEAGASGSVSDKLIVTAQGSVNSSAGSLLLRAGDSIVINGAISASGPVTQQPNQNPAPQPSLNDCIANPSLPGCSVVLPSLSTCISNPATPGCSVVLPRLADCIATPTTPGCSVVLPTLATCIATPSAPGCTAVLPSLASCVAAPSTPGCSVVLPNIATCTAAPTTPGCSAILPSLTACISNPAQAGCSVVLPRLADCIATPTTPGCSVVLPTLATCIATPSAPGCTAVLPSLASCIAAPSTPGCGVVLPSIATCTAAPATPGCSAVLPSLTSCINNPAQVGCSAVLPRLADCIASPTTPGCSVVLPSLASCIAAPATPGCSAVLPSLTQCLIQPSTPGCAVVLPTIAQCVERPSTPGCSALLPTLARCIQDPATPGCVAVLPRFADCVDSPTTPGCSVILPNLATCIAAPSTAGCLAVLPRLAVCIAAPATPGCSVVLPNLATCISAPGTPGCSAILPSLNSCINNPAQAGCSAVLPSLADCRADSTRPGCVVVLPPSQSGSGSGSSSPVVNAVESTVQIINTSTVNTTSPMEAPTVFASQLQVRRPSSAPAAAPATDNTAASNSGSSANTGNSGSGSSNNSGNNSGNAASSESRQSDSRPAEAPASEKKEEAKKDEGKKEEPKKEDDKSANKDSGAKKDEPARKLYCN; this is translated from the coding sequence ATGAATACATATTTGCGCTGCATACCGCGCCCTTTGCCGTATGTTTTGGCAATCCTTCTTGGCAGCACGGCGCTGCTTCCCCTGCAGACTTTGCAGGCCAATCCGCAAAACCCGCAAGTCGTCGCGGGATCAGCGAATATCAACAGCCAGGGTAATGTGATGACCATTGTCAACAGCAATGGAACCATCATCAACTGGCAAAGCTTCTCCATCAACCCGAATGAACTCACGCGTTTTGTCCAGCCAGGGCCAAACAGCAGCGTACTCAATCGGGTGCAAGGGCAGGATCCCTCGCGCATCCTGGGGGCTTTGCAATCCAACGGCAAAGTGTTCCTGATCAATCAAAACGGCATCCTGTTCGGACAAAACGCCAAAGTCGATGTGCATGGACTGGTCGCGTCCACCCTGAATATCAGTGATCAGGACTTCTTGAACGGGCGGCGCAAATTTGAAGGCGCCGCCAACGCCGGCAAAATTGAGCATCACGGCGTGATCAACACGCCATCCGGCGGCCAGGTCTTTTTATTGGCGCCCAATGTCAGCAACCACGGTTTGATACAAAGCCCGCAAGGCGAGGTGGTGCTGGCCGCAGGCCACAGCATTCAGCTGGTGGACGCGCAAAACCCGGCCTTGCAAGTCAATATCAGCGCGCCGGAAAATGCGGCGATCAATCTGGGGCAGATGATTTCCCAGGGTGGCCGGATTGGCATTTACGGCGCCCTGGTCAACCAGCGCGGCGTGGTCAACGCCGACAGCGCAGTGCTGGGTGAAAATGGCAAAGTGGTGTTAAAAGCCAGCCGCGACACATTGCTGGAAGCCGGCAGTCTGACCAGCGCCACCAGCGTGCAAGGCAAGGGCGGCGAGATTCAGATTTTAGGGCGGCGCGTGGCGGCCAATGGCAATGCCAAAGTTGACGCCAGCGGCGCCACAGGCGGCGGCACGATTCTGTTTGGCGGCGACTATCAAGGCAAGAATCAGGCAGTGCAAAACGCCGAATACGCCTTCCTCGGCAAACAGTCCAGCTTGCGCGCCGACGCCGCCAGCCAGGGCGATGGCGGTCGCATTATCGTCTGGTCAGACCGCTACACCCAGGCGTATGGCGAAATTTCAGCCCAGGGCGCGCAAGGTGCGTCAACCCTGGCCGGCACAGGCGGTTTTGTCGAAACTTCCGGCAAGCAGAAGCTGGATTTTCGCGCCAAGGTCAATACCAAAGGCGGCAAGGGCAAAGGCACGGTGCTGCTTGATCCTGCCATTATTCAAATTGCCGCCGGCACGGCAGATGGCGGCTCAGACGGCAATGACGTCTTTAATGGCGGCAGTGGCGACGGCGTGGTGAATGGCGACGACACCGGCCCCTCAGTGGTATATCAATCCGAGCTGCAGGGCTTGTCAGCCGGCTCAAATATCCTGCTCGAAGCCGGCGACTACATCCACACCAGCGGCAATTTCGCTTCCCCGCTGACCTTGACGCCAAACACCAACATCACCTTGCGCACGCGCAATCTGTCCGGCGACAGCAACAGCGGCCAGCTGGGGATTGATTTAACCACAGCGAGCAATGGCGCCGGTTTTGAATTGCTGACCCAGGGCACAGGCACAATCAACTTGCATGCTTCCGGCCCTGCCGGCTATGACGCTGTGATCCGCACCGGCAAATTGACCAGCGCAGGCGGCGCCATCACCCTGGCCGCCAAGGGCGATATCGATCTGCAGGGCAACATCAACAGCAACAATGGCAATCTGGCGCTGGGCGGCTTGAATATCGCACTCGGCAACGGGGTGGCGCTCAACAGCGGCGACGGCCATATGAGCCTGGAAGCCAAATCAAATAATGGCGAAATTTCCTTTGGCACAGGGGCCAGCCTCAACGCCAACGGCCCCAACAATAACGCCTCACTCGAATTGCGCAGCGACAAGCTGTCTTTGGGCGCGACTGGTGCGATCAACTACAGCGGCCTGGGTTCGGTGCGCATCAAACCATGGGACAGCAATCGGAATGTGGCGATCCGCGATACGCGCGGCGGCGCCGAGCTGGAATTGAGCGCGGCGGAAATCAACCGCATCAGCGCGCCCACCCTGATTCTGAACAGCGATGGCGTGCAAACCGTGGACGCTGCAGTCACTCTCAGCAATGTGGACGGATTGCAGATGTTAGGCGGCAGCGTGCAAGTGAATCAGCCGTTGACGATGGGCCGCAATCACGCATCGGTGGTTTTAGGCGCCGGCGGCGCCATCAATCTGGCCAGCACCGGCAGCGTCAGCACGAATGGCGCAAATGCGCAAATCGTCTTCAACGCCGATGCGCTCAGCATCAATGGCGCCCCCGGCGCGGTGAATGCCGGCAGCGGCGTGGTGCGCATCATTCCGAAAGGCGTAAACACCGCCATGCAGGTCGGCGTTGCCGCGGTCAGCACCGCAGGTCAAATGGGTATAAGCGAAGACGATTTGAAAAAAATCCACACCACCGGCGGCATTGCTTTGGGCGGCAAGGCGTTGGGCTGGAATGGCAGCCTGGGTGTGACGCTCGGCGGCCTGGATTTAACCGGCGGCGGCTTTGCTGGCGCGCTGCGCCTGGAGTCCGGCGTGGGCGGCGATGTGTATCTGCAAGGCCCGCTCAAAGCGCCGCAGAACTTGCGCATTGAAGCGGACAATATCATCAACGCCACCAGCACCTCCAGCATCAATGCCGGCAATATTCTTTTGAAAGCCGACCGCATGAATCTGGTCGGCGCGCCTAATTCCATCTCGGCCGGCAGCGGCGCGATTTTGATCAACCCGCGCCAAACCGGCTGGAAAATCAATCTTGGCGCCACCATGGGCGTCGATTCCGCCGCCAACACCATGGAACTGGCGCAGGAAGAAATCGCCTCACTCAGCGCCGCCAAACTGCGCCTGGGCAGCGCGCTCAATGAAACCCAGTCCGGCGATATTCAAGTGGTCGGCCCGGTTTCCACCACTATCCCGACCCTGATTTTGGCGAGCGGCGGTGAAATTGCGCAAGGCCCCAGCAACACCATCAGCGCAAGCAATCTGTTGGCCATCGCGCGTGACAATATCGATCTGGGCGCCGCCAACAATGTCGAGCAAATCGCCGGGATCGCCGGCGACAACAGCCACCAGAACCGCAACTTCACCTTCCGTTCCACCCATAATCTTGATGTCGGCACGGTAGAGGGCATCTCCGGCATCAATGTTCAGCATGATGGCAATGCGTATGATGGGCAAAATCCGAATGGCGTTATTTCGCTCAGATCGGATGGCACATTGATGCAATCAAACCTGGGCTTTTTGACCGGCAAAGCTTTGTATGCGGAAGCCAAATGCGTGGTGTTGCCGGAAGATAATGCGGTGATGGCCGTGGCCGGCAAAGCCCTGGGCACAGACAGCACCGATATTTTCGCCTATAAAACCCTGACCGGTTTGCGGGTTTCAACCGTGAATGGCTGGCATGGCATTTCATACGCCGGTCCGGCCAATGTGGCGAATGCGATTCAATTACGCAGCCCGGTCAGCGTCGGACAAGATAATGACGCCTCAATCACCGGCGCCGGCGCGTTGAAAGTGGAGAGCGGCAATTCGGTGCACCTGAACGCGAATAACCAGGTTGGCGCTTTCCTGGCGCAAGCCAACGGTAATGTGCAAATGCAGAACAGCGGCGGCGAATTGCAGATTGGCGCTGATGGCGCCGGCATCAGCAGCGGCAATGGCGATGTGACCATCAGCAACAGCGGTGGTCTGCTGAAAGTTAAACACAATATCAATGCCGGCGCCGGGCAGATCAGCTTAAGCGGGCCGAACCTGCAATTGGGCAGCAGCAGCGGCGGGGTGCAACTGAGCGGCAATAATATCGATCTGATTGCAGATTCGGTCGGCGGGCAAATCAGCACAGCCGGAACCACTTCGCAAATCGGCAGCAGCAGCAGCGACAGCGTTACGCTCAAAGCCGACGCCGTGAACTTCAGCGCAGCGCGCCCGACCTTCACCGCGCACCCATCCACCGGCACTGTGAAATGGCGCAGTAAAACCGCCAACGCCAATCAAGTGCTGAACGCCAACAGCGCAGCGGATTGGGTGGCCGGCATCGTTGCCTTTGGCGAAGGCAGCACCGAAGCCAGCCCGACCGGCAACCTGACCGTGGCCAGCGCCTTAACCGTGCCGGCCAAACTGGGCTTGTTTGCCGGTGGTTCGATCAGTCAAAGTGCGCCGATCACCGCACAAACCTTGCTGGCCATGGCCGGCAGCCAGGATGCAAGCGGTTCGATCACCTTAAACGAGAGTAATCAAATCGGCGCCATCATCGGCCGCACGCAAGGCGGCGATTTCAGCCTGCGCAATTTCAGCCCGCTCACAACCGGCAGCGTTGTGATGGGGATGAGCACGGTTGCAGGCATCGCCACCAATAACGGCGCAATTAATATTGATAACACCGGCGCCATTACGATCAATCATCCGATTGATTCAGGCACAGGCCCCATCAATATCATTGCGCGCAGCCCGCTGACCGTGAATTCCAGCATCAATGCAGGCGGCAATATCAGCCTGGAAGCAGGCGCCAGCGGCAGTGTCAGCGATAAATTAATCGTCACCGCGCAAGGCTCGGTCAATTCCAGCGCTGGCAGCCTGCTCCTGCGCGCCGGCGACTCGATTGTGATCAATGGCGCAATCAGCGCCAGCGGTCCGGTCACCCAGCAACCGAATCAAAATCCGGCCCCGCAACCGAGCTTGAATGATTGCATCGCCAATCCATCCTTGCCGGGTTGCAGCGTGGTGCTGCCGAGTTTGAGCACTTGTATCAGCAATCCGGCCACTCCGGGCTGCAGCGTGGTGCTGCCGCGTCTGGCTGACTGTATCGCCACGCCGACCACCCCGGGTTGCTCGGTGGTCTTGCCGACGCTGGCAACTTGTATCGCGACCCCGTCCGCACCGGGTTGCACGGCAGTTCTGCCAAGTCTGGCCAGCTGTGTCGCCGCGCCTTCGACCCCGGGTTGTAGCGTGGTGTTGCCAAACATTGCCACCTGTACCGCTGCACCGACGACGCCGGGTTGCAGTGCGATTCTGCCCAGCTTGACCGCCTGTATCAGCAATCCGGCGCAGGCCGGTTGTTCGGTGGTGTTGCCACGTTTGGCTGACTGTATCGCCACGCCGACCACGCCTGGTTGTTCGGTCGTATTGCCGACGCTGGCGACTTGTATCGCGACCCCGTCCGCACCGGGTTGTACGGCAGTCTTGCCAAGCCTGGCCAGCTGTATCGCCGCGCCTTCGACTCCGGGTTGCGGCGTGGTGCTGCCCAGCATAGCCACCTGTACTGCAGCACCTGCAACGCCGGGTTGCAGCGCGGTGCTGCCGAGTCTGACTTCCTGTATCAATAATCCGGCCCAGGTTGGCTGTAGCGCAGTGTTGCCGCGTCTGGCGGACTGCATCGCCAGCCCGACCACGCCTGGCTGCTCGGTGGTGCTGCCAAGTCTGGCATCCTGTATCGCCGCGCCAGCCACGCCGGGTTGCAGCGCAGTTCTGCCCAGCCTGACGCAATGTTTGATCCAGCCTTCGACCCCGGGTTGCGCTGTGGTCTTGCCGACCATTGCGCAATGTGTGGAACGTCCTTCGACCCCGGGTTGCAGCGCCTTGCTGCCGACCCTGGCGCGTTGTATCCAGGATCCGGCCACGCCGGGTTGCGTCGCCGTGTTGCCGCGCTTTGCCGACTGCGTTGACAGCCCGACCACGCCAGGTTGCAGTGTGATTTTGCCCAACCTGGCTACCTGTATCGCCGCCCCATCCACAGCGGGATGTCTTGCCGTCCTGCCGCGTCTGGCGGTTTGTATCGCCGCGCCGGCCACGCCAGGTTGCAGCGTGGTGTTGCCGAACTTGGCGACCTGTATCTCCGCACCCGGCACGCCGGGCTGTAGCGCGATTTTGCCGAGTTTGAATTCCTGCATTAACAATCCGGCCCAGGCCGGCTGCAGTGCAGTCTTGCCAAGTCTGGCTGATTGCCGTGCTGATTCGACCCGTCCGGGTTGCGTTGTGGTGTTGCCGCCGAGCCAATCCGGCTCAGGCAGCGGCAGCAGCAGCCCGGTGGTGAATGCGGTTGAATCGACAGTGCAGATCATCAACACCAGCACCGTCAACACCACCTCGCCGATGGAAGCGCCGACCGTGTTTGCCAGCCAGCTGCAGGTGAGAAGACCGTCTTCCGCCCCCGCCGCAGCACCGGCCACTGACAACACTGCCGCCAGCAACAGCGGCAGCAGCGCCAATACCGGCAACAGCGGCAGCGGCAGCAGCAACAACAGCGGCAACAACAGCGGCAACGCTGCTTCCAGCGAAAGCCGGCAGAGCGATAGCAGACCTGCCGAAGCGCCGGCCAGCGAGAAGAAGGAAGAAGCCAAGAAGGATGAGGGCAAGAAGGAAGAGCCGAAGAAGGAAGACGACAAGTCTGCCAACAAAGACAGCGGAGCGAAAAAAGATGAACCAGCCAGAAAACTCTATTGCAACTAA
- a CDS encoding adenylate/guanylate cyclase domain-containing protein, with product MKQWFMKNASKYMLRWGIGLVLIVLASLQIAGVLPAQIVDRIDTYLVDLRLQLEKPELDKSIVIVDIDEKSIAEIGRFPWSRNHVADLITAATGHYGAKAIGFDVMFSEADTSSGYGVLQNLAQQQFKDVPGFSAQIESLKEKLDYDGLVVKAMQGKPVVLGYFLSMGESKGMIPRPAYTDEDLNGRAMDAKVFKGYEGVLPRLMQAAHSGGFINADIDPDGVLRNAILLARVGEGYYTSLGLATASVAMGATAVKPELRKNIDSLTESQRRQGGLIEAIRIYSPGKTVRIPIGESLKTRIQFRGKGGPDGGAFRYVSAVDVIRKTIPLQELQGTIMLVGTTAVGLKDLRATPVSSEYPGVEVHANMIKSFQENSFKWRPDYADGLELVFVLVIGLTLSLALPVLSPLRAVGLSLLCALVVVGVNLWLDYKANHVLHMAAALLLILFLFVLNVVLGYVMEFRNRKAIVNLFGEYVAPELVAEMAEHPQEYNMEGASMELTVLFVDVRGFTTISESLTPKVLREYINTYLTAMSEDIRGNRGTLDKYIGDAVMAFWGAPISLQDHASRAVSSALTMLASAERLNQEFTARGLPELKIGIGLNTGQMHVGDMGSRIRRAYTVMGDAVNLGSRLEGITKTYGVGLIVGEATKQAAPEFVYRQLDCVRVKGKNEPVPIYEPIGLSAQVDAKVRQRIDRWHYAYELILKQKWDQADEVLDELLQRDPKCVLYWLHKKRIAYYRQHPPGPDWDGVTKFETK from the coding sequence ATGAAGCAGTGGTTCATGAAAAACGCCAGCAAATACATGCTGCGCTGGGGCATAGGCTTAGTCTTGATTGTGCTGGCCAGTTTGCAAATCGCCGGCGTGCTTCCGGCCCAGATCGTGGACCGGATTGATACCTATCTGGTGGATTTGCGCTTGCAGTTGGAAAAGCCGGAACTTGATAAGAGCATTGTGATCGTCGATATCGACGAAAAAAGCATTGCGGAAATAGGCCGCTTTCCCTGGAGCCGCAACCATGTCGCCGATTTGATTACTGCCGCCACCGGCCACTATGGCGCCAAAGCAATCGGCTTCGACGTGATGTTTTCCGAAGCCGACACCAGCTCCGGCTATGGCGTGCTGCAAAATCTGGCGCAACAACAATTCAAAGACGTGCCCGGTTTTAGCGCGCAGATCGAATCCTTGAAAGAAAAGCTGGACTACGATGGTTTGGTGGTCAAAGCCATGCAGGGCAAGCCGGTGGTGCTGGGGTATTTTTTGAGCATGGGCGAGAGCAAAGGCATGATTCCGCGACCGGCTTATACCGACGAGGATTTGAATGGGCGGGCGATGGACGCCAAAGTTTTTAAGGGCTATGAAGGGGTCTTGCCACGACTGATGCAGGCCGCCCACTCCGGCGGTTTTATCAACGCCGACATTGACCCGGACGGCGTATTGCGCAACGCCATCCTGTTAGCGCGGGTGGGGGAGGGCTATTACACCTCGCTCGGCTTGGCTACAGCCAGCGTGGCGATGGGGGCCACGGCAGTCAAACCTGAGCTGAGAAAAAATATCGACTCGCTCACCGAATCGCAGCGCCGCCAGGGCGGCTTGATTGAGGCCATCCGCATTTACTCGCCCGGCAAAACAGTGCGCATTCCAATTGGCGAAAGCCTGAAAACGCGGATTCAATTCCGTGGCAAAGGCGGCCCGGACGGCGGCGCCTTCCGCTATGTCTCAGCGGTGGACGTGATCCGCAAAACCATTCCTTTGCAGGAATTGCAGGGAACCATCATGCTGGTCGGCACCACGGCAGTCGGCCTGAAAGATTTGCGCGCCACCCCGGTCAGCAGCGAATATCCCGGGGTCGAAGTGCATGCGAATATGATCAAATCTTTCCAGGAAAACAGTTTTAAATGGCGGCCCGATTACGCCGACGGGCTGGAACTGGTGTTTGTGCTGGTGATCGGCTTAACCCTTTCACTGGCGCTGCCGGTGTTGTCGCCATTGCGCGCCGTTGGCCTGTCCCTGCTGTGTGCGCTGGTGGTGGTCGGGGTGAATCTGTGGCTGGATTACAAAGCCAACCATGTGCTGCACATGGCCGCCGCCTTGCTCTTAATCCTGTTCTTATTTGTGCTCAATGTGGTGCTGGGCTATGTCATGGAATTCCGCAACCGCAAAGCCATCGTCAATCTGTTTGGCGAATATGTGGCCCCGGAATTGGTGGCGGAAATGGCGGAACATCCGCAAGAATACAATATGGAAGGCGCCAGCATGGAGCTGACCGTGCTGTTTGTCGATGTGCGCGGTTTCACCACCATTTCTGAAAGCCTGACCCCGAAAGTCTTGCGCGAATACATCAATACCTATCTGACGGCGATGTCCGAAGACATACGCGGCAATCGCGGCACGCTCGATAAATACATCGGCGACGCGGTGATGGCGTTTTGGGGCGCGCCGATCAGCCTGCAGGATCACGCCAGCCGCGCCGTCAGCAGCGCGCTCACCATGCTGGCTTCCGCCGAGCGCTTGAACCAGGAATTCACCGCCCGTGGCCTGCCTGAATTGAAAATCGGCATTGGTTTGAATACCGGCCAGATGCATGTGGGCGACATGGGCTCGCGCATCCGCCGCGCTTATACCGTGATGGGCGATGCGGTCAATCTCGGCTCTCGTCTGGAAGGCATCACCAAAACCTATGGCGTCGGCTTGATTGTCGGCGAAGCCACCAAACAGGCCGCGCCGGAGTTTGTGTACCGGCAACTGGATTGCGTGCGCGTCAAGGGCAAGAATGAACCGGTGCCGATTTATGAGCCGATAGGATTGAGCGCGCAAGTGGACGCCAAAGTGCGTCAGCGCATCGATCGCTGGCACTATGCCTATGAATTGATTTTGAAACAAAAATGGGATCAGGCTGATGAAGTGCTGGATGAATTATTGCAGCGTGATCCGAAATGCGTGCTGTACTGGTTGCACAAAAAACGCATCGCCTACTACCGGCAGCACCCGCCCGGGCCGGATTGGGATGGTGTGACAAAGTTTGAAACAAAATAA
- a CDS encoding ShlB/FhaC/HecB family hemolysin secretion/activation protein, producing MRQHPIRIGILLAISALPFHAALAQQAPVKSATTGLEAPPIIRFDISSFAVSGNTLLPEDVVQAAVAPYTGRSRDFGDVQRALEALEKIYHQRGFNTVQVELPEQELNQGVVKLRVVQMRIGKVTVDGNSVFATENIRRSVPGLKEGETPNIKQVSASLRMANENPAKKVTLQLESGDKDEEVNALLKVADERPWKLGASLANTGSKSSGKTHLGLTMQHANLWGLDHVGSLQYTTTTEHPSRVGVYGLGYHIPLYNLGDSLDIFASYSDVDSGLIAFGTNVAGSPTGMLAVSGKGRVFGLRYNQSLARRGDWEPRLSYGLDYKAFINNVSLGEYQLGEDVTIHPLSISLSANRTLSSGELSLGATLLKNIPGGKNGRDSDLQAVRAGANPRFTILRLNANYSRSLAKDWQFRFSANAQYTRDVLIPGEQFGAGGATSVRGFAERELSNDYGMQVNTEVYSPNICTSAGGAAMQCRLVFFHDLAYLARNQTQPGEQGHATISSLGLGWRVLLGRSLSAQMDVGRVIDDGKIAGKSKHMMHFKINLSY from the coding sequence ATGAGACAACATCCCATCCGTATCGGCATTTTGCTGGCAATCAGCGCTTTGCCATTTCATGCCGCACTGGCGCAACAGGCGCCGGTCAAATCCGCCACCACCGGTCTTGAAGCACCGCCCATCATCCGCTTTGACATCAGCAGCTTTGCTGTTTCCGGCAACACCCTGTTGCCGGAGGATGTGGTGCAAGCCGCCGTCGCGCCTTACACCGGCCGCTCGCGCGACTTCGGCGATGTGCAGCGCGCCTTGGAAGCGCTGGAAAAAATATATCATCAGCGCGGCTTTAACACGGTGCAGGTGGAATTACCGGAACAGGAATTAAACCAGGGCGTGGTCAAACTGCGGGTGGTGCAGATGCGCATCGGCAAGGTGACGGTGGATGGCAACAGTGTGTTCGCCACCGAAAATATCCGCCGCAGCGTGCCCGGCCTGAAAGAGGGGGAGACGCCAAACATCAAACAGGTATCCGCCAGCCTGCGCATGGCGAATGAAAACCCGGCCAAAAAAGTCACCCTGCAACTCGAAAGCGGGGACAAAGATGAGGAAGTCAACGCCTTGCTCAAAGTGGCCGATGAGCGTCCCTGGAAGCTGGGCGCCAGTCTGGCCAACACCGGTAGCAAATCGAGCGGCAAAACCCATCTGGGACTGACCATGCAGCACGCCAATTTATGGGGACTGGACCATGTCGGCAGCTTGCAATACACCACCACCACCGAACATCCGAGCCGGGTCGGGGTGTATGGTCTGGGCTATCACATTCCACTCTACAACCTGGGCGATTCGCTGGACATCTTCGCATCGTATTCCGATGTTGATTCCGGGCTGATTGCGTTTGGCACCAATGTTGCAGGCTCTCCCACCGGCATGCTTGCGGTTTCCGGCAAGGGACGGGTATTCGGCTTGCGCTATAACCAAAGCCTGGCGCGGCGCGGCGACTGGGAGCCACGCCTGAGTTATGGCCTGGACTACAAAGCTTTTATCAATAATGTGAGCCTGGGCGAATATCAGCTGGGCGAAGATGTCACGATTCATCCGCTGTCGATCAGCTTGAGCGCCAATCGCACTTTGAGCAGTGGTGAATTAAGCCTGGGTGCGACCCTCTTGAAAAATATTCCGGGCGGCAAAAACGGGCGCGATAGCGATCTGCAAGCCGTGCGTGCGGGCGCCAATCCGCGCTTCACCATCTTGCGCTTGAACGCCAATTATTCGCGCAGTCTGGCCAAAGACTGGCAATTCCGCTTCAGCGCGAATGCGCAATACACCAGAGATGTGCTGATACCGGGCGAACAATTCGGCGCCGGCGGCGCAACATCTGTGCGCGGGTTTGCTGAACGGGAGCTATCCAACGACTACGGTATGCAAGTGAATACGGAAGTGTATTCACCCAATATCTGCACCTCCGCAGGCGGCGCGGCAATGCAATGCCGCTTGGTGTTTTTCCATGACTTGGCGTATCTGGCGCGCAATCAGACCCAGCCGGGGGAACAAGGCCACGCTACCATTTCCTCGCTTGGCCTTGGCTGGCGCGTCTTGCTTGGGCGCAGCCTCTCAGCGCAAATGGATGTCGGGCGCGTGATTGACGATGGCAAGATTGCCGGTAAGTCAAAACATATGATGCACTTCAAGATTAATTTGAGTTATTAA